A region from the Vicia villosa cultivar HV-30 ecotype Madison, WI linkage group LG3, Vvil1.0, whole genome shotgun sequence genome encodes:
- the LOC131655515 gene encoding probable Histone-lysine N-methyltransferase ATXR5 — protein MAPATSSPSSQKLTSFIHRTHAPHHIRKKTFDSPPVKKYRSMEDILARAKYAVVEKEDYGSLMCEQCGTGEQPEELLLCDKCDKGFHMKCVRPIVVRIPIGSWICPKCSGVKKVKKFTQRRILDFFGLPRDLPDFRRNNSSSREAMRRRRRPRPLVLQKKRRRLLPFVPTLDPARRLKQMASLATALTALNMKFCNSLTYSPGMAPREANQSTFENGGMQNLNKEDTKTLERCIAMTKRGKFPPLMVVFDSCQGYTVEADGPIKDMTFIAEYTGDVDFIKNRETDDCDSMMTLLLSGSTATSLVACADKRGNIARFISGINNHTPDGKKKQNSKCVRYDVNGESRVFLIATRDISKGERLYYDYNGYENQYPTQHFV, from the exons ATGGCTCCGGCGACCTCATCGCCTTCATCTCAGAAGCTCACGAGCTTCATCCACCGCACGCATGCACCGCACCACATTCGGAAAAAGACATTTGACTCGCCGCCGGTCAAGAAGTACAGGTCAATGGAGGATATATTGGCGAGGGCGAAGTACGCGGTGGTGGAGAAGGAGGATTACGGTAGCCTCATGTGCGAGCAATGTGGCACCGGGGAGCAGCCGGAGGAGCTGCTGTTGTGCGACAAATGTGACAAAGGATTCCATATGAAATGTGTGAGGCCGATTGTTGTGAGGATTCCGATTGGTTCCTGGATTTGCCCTAAGTGTTCAGGGGTGAAGAAAGTGAAAA AGTTCACGCAAAGGAGAATACTTGATTTCTTCGGGCTTCCAAGGGATTTGCCTGATTTCAGAAGGAATAATTCTTCTTCTCGGG AAGCTATGAGGCGGCGAAGACGTCCAAGACCGCTGGTGTtacaaaagaaaaggagaaggtTGTTGCCCTTTGTTCCTACACTAGATCCGGCCAGGAGACTCAAACAAATGGCCTCCCTGGCTACTGCCTTAACCGCACTAAACATGAAATTCTGTAATAGCCTAACCTACTCTCCAGGAATGGCTCCCAGAGAAGCGAATCAGTCCACCTTTGAAAATGGTGGAATGCAG AATCTTAATAAGGAAGATACAAAAACCTTAGAGCGCTGCATAGCTATGACCAAACGAGGCAAATTCCCACCATTAATGGTGGTTTTTGATTCATGTCAAGG CTATACTGTGGAAGCTGATGGCCCTATAAAAGACATGACATTTATTGCTGAATACACCGGCGATGTGGATTTTATTAAGAATAGAGAAACTGATGATTGCGACAGTATGATGACGCTGCTTCTTTCAGGAAGCACTGCTACCAGTCTTGTTGCCTGTGCTGATAAACGTGGAAACATTGCTCGCTTTATCAGTGGAATCAACAATCACACTCC GGACGGTAAGAAGAAGCAGAACAGTAAATGTGTGAGATACGATGTTAATGGAGAATCGCGGGTCTTTTTGATTGCTACCCGAGATATTTCCAAGGGAGAGAGGCTTTACTATGATTATAATGGTTATGAGAATCAATACCCAACTCAACATTTTGTCTGA